CACACCCCCCCAGGGGTCCTGAACCCACCTTGGTGAGGGGCAGCTGCGTGGGAAGGGTCACCCCCTCCTTCAACAGCAGCTTCTTCTCATCCTCTGTCAGCACCAGCTCCTGGAAGTGGCCCTGGCTGGGCCGGAGCAGGGAGCCAggagcctgtggctgctgtggggacatgcAATGGTGACACCTTTGGGTGGGGGTCACCCTCCACCTGGCCCAGGGACCCTGGCTGGGACCATGGTGAAGGTGCCTtgggccaggcagggacagggatcacAGACAAGGaccaggaagggaagggaacaaGTGAGGACAAGGAGGGatagggatgggaatggggatgatCAGGGTGCaggaagggacagggctggggacacggggacagggactcACATTGTCAGAGCTGCCCGAGAGCAGCAGGTCCTTGACGGTGAGGGCACAGGATGCGGGCGGGGGGACCACGGGCGGGTCCTGGCTCTCCTCCAGAAAGAAGTGCCACATGTCTgggtgagggcagagcagggctgtcaacagtgctgtgtccccactgtccccagtgtccccactgcAGGaccctcccctgccatggccccTAAAGCAGGGTGACTTGCTGCCCAGTCCAGTGCCCAAACTGTCCCTCTGGTCCTGCCCTAGTGCCCCCCACCACCAGTGTGCCCAGTTCACCCCAGTTCCCAATCCCTCCACACTGTCCCTACCTCCTCCCTAGCCCACCAGTCCTCCCAGTTCTTCCCAGTTTCCCCCAGCCCCCTCAATGTCCTCACAGTCCCCACTGCTCTCacctccccagtgtccccagtgcccccagtgcccccagcccgcTCCTTTCCCAGTGTGGCTCACCCAGGTCGATGGAGACCTCGGGCTGCAGGACCCCCGACCCCGCCGGGaggggctgggcctggcttggctCAGTGTAGGGGTACAGGACCTCTCGGGGACCCCCGCCGCAGCTCCGGGGGGGGCTGTCGTGCTGGTCAGAGGGGGGGTCCTCGGACACCCCGCTGTCACTGGTGGCCGGGGACCAGCTGGGCGAGTCTGACACCGagtccccagagcccagcacggAGCTCAGCAGGTCATTGCTGTCCGGGGCAcgctgtggggacagggcacCGTCACCGGGAGCACCGGGtgtgacatgccagggctggcacccagcagggacaggtgggGCGGGCCCAGGCCCGGGGCTCACCCTGTCCTGGGGCCAGGCCCCCGGCGGCGTCCCCAGCTCCACCTCGCGCAGGATCCCGTCCTGGACGTCGAAGAGGAGATCCAGCAGGTCCAGGCTCTCGAGGCTGCCCATGCTGGAGGCCATGGCTGTGGGATGGCAGGGtcactgcccagcccaggccccGTGGTACCcccccagagccacccccacaccagctgcacagccccagggacaccccgAGCCGTGGGGCAGCTGGGAGGGGGCAGGGGAATGTTGGGATTCACCTGGAAAAGCCCTACAGGTGTGGGACAGGATGTGGGGGCTCCAGGCATGGCAgtgccccctgctcctcccagcagctgaagttCCCAAATCCTCCAGTTTtccacccagagctgcccagccaGGGGGCTCCTCCTggaggtggctgtgctggaagggCTGGTTAATCATTCTGGGTGgccaggggaggggagggaactGCGGCCACCGGTCACCCCAGGGAGGGGACTCAGTCCCTCACTGCTACCCCAGGCACTGCTTGAGACCCTGGGCTCAGAGCTGACCACTCACCCAACTGGCCAATCAGCCAACTGACACCCCAACTACCCGAGCAGCTGACCCACTGATCAGCTGGTTGACCATTCAGTCAATGAACTGATCAAGAGACAGAACAAATGGTCAACCTGTTGGCCAAATGACCAATGGATGGACTGCCCCAACAACCAGCCCACTGACCAATGGACTGACCAGTCAACTCTCTGCCTGATTGACCAACCAACCAactaaccaaccaaccaacccaccACCCACCCAACTGGCTCAAATGTCCTCCAAGCCAGCTGGGGACAGTTGTCATTACTTGACATTTGTCTGGCCAAGGTGGACACGGTGGTCCTTCACCCTCAATCCTCTCAGAGAACCCTGATGGCCCCATGGGATCTCATTGAGCGGTGGCAGCCAGGACATACCTGAGGGAGATGCCATTGATTGTCCTCTCAGCCCTCTCTGAGCACAGGGAGCGCAGTGGACAACAAGCTGGGCCTTCaccctcttcctcttcctcctcctttatGATTCCCTGACCCGAATGGCAAAGTTTAAACTCCAACTGCACAGAAATAATATCCTAGATTGCAAAATGTCCCAGCCCTGATTGGGGCCGTCAGAGTGAGATGGCagggccaccccggggctggacCCGTAACTCATTAGCCAAATGTTTTTGTGCTCCTCTGCCAAGCGGGGCAggaggggccggggctgccgggcGAAGTCCAGGTGCTATAATTGTCCGTGAACCTTCACCCACTTTTGGGGACAGTTTCCCTTTTTCAGACGTCTCGGCGTTAATCACATTCGATGACTGCTGAGCGCAATATCCGGGGACCTTTGCTTGGGCTCCACCACTTGTGGATTATTCAAAACCACCTTGGTGCCCTGTGGTTCTCCTGGAGAGAGACCGTTGGCAAGGGATGGAGgaacagcacacagggaatggctttccagggacagagggcagggatgggagggattttgggaaggaattgatgggagggtgggcaggccctggcacagggtgcccagagcagctggggctgcccctggatccctggcagtgctcaaggccagggtGGACattgggctggagcagcctgggacagtgggaggtgtccctgcccatgacatgGGTGGCACTGGATGTGTTTAAATTCCATCCTGGGATTCCGTGAGTCCCTCATGGCTGTCTCAGGTTCACACGCTGCGTCCCCTTCACCCCCCTGCACTGAGGGGCACCGGCCCAGCTGCACCTGCGTGCCCGCAGTGAATGGCACCccgggcacagggacagaggggacagagctgaCTAAGTCTCCGTGTGGCTCAGGCGTGGCGCAGGGACAAGGCCACGGCCCCTTATCGGCCGCCCCACGGCCTCTGCCCGGGCAGGCGGCGGCTGCTCCCCGCTTTATGGCCCCGCCGGGACCGGGCAAAGGGCGCCCGCCCGGTGCCGCCACCCGGGGCCGCTCGGGGCCGTTCCTCAGGAGCCTCGGGGGTCCCGGGGTCTGGATCGGGCATGGAACGGgatgggcagagcaggcaggggctgaggggctgctgcccGTCGCTGGGTCACTAATTAGTGTTTATTTAATTAACGCTCCGCCCACACTGCCGGCGCCCCTCGGGTGTGGAACCCCGACCACAGCAGCCAACTCCTTCTCCCCCTCAGCGAGATCTCGCGAGACTCCGCTCCGCCGCGCGTTCTTCCCGGCGCACTTAGGCCCCGCCCCCTGTGCCTGTACGGGGCCCCGCCCCTCCGGGCTTTCTGCCCCCACCTCTCGGAGGTCCCGCCTCCATAGGCCCGATCGTGGCCCCGCCCCGCTACCGGCCATGTCCCCGCCTCCAGGCTCGGCCCCGCCCCCGATTGGCCCGCGctggccccgccccggccccgcccccgcgcgCCCCCGCGCCCGGCCGcgcccccccggccccgcaggcgcggcccggcccggccatGCCGGCCAAGAGGAAGCCGGTGCTGCCCGCCCTCAACATCGCCCCCAGCGCCGCCGAGGGGCCCAGCCCCGACGGCTCCGCAGAGTGAGTCAGGCCCGGCCGGGACCGCCCCGGCAGGGGGGCTGGGCCTGGGGGGGGACGCGGGGCCTGGGGGGGACACCGGGCCCGGGCAGAGCGGGGAGGCCGGGACAGAGCGGGCACCGGGCCCTGGGGGGTCGGGGCACGGCGGGCACGGGGCGTGGGGGGGGCCGGGGAAGGCCTGGAGGAGCCGGGACGGGTTTGGAGAGGCCTGGGAAGGTCTGAggggggagctgggacaggctcGGGGGGACCGGGCCAGGCCTGGGGGGCTGGATGGGCCCGGGGTGGGGCAGCTGAGGGTCAGGGAGGCAGAGCCGGGGGAcaaggctgagggctgggagggcaggtgCGGATGGCATGGGCAGGGGGAGGCTGTTCTGGCCCCCCCGGTTCGCAGGGACAGCTCAGGCCCGGGGGGTGCCGTGCTAAGGTACAGAAGGGAAACGGGCCTGGAGATCCggcctggagctgggatgggcaccCGGGGGCTGGGGGCGACgtggggcagcactgggggctcGGCAGGTGGGAGATGTGGGGTGAGAGGCGGTGGAGGGGGGTACGAGGGGTGGAAGGGATGGGTGAGACCCTCCCGACACGTCCCAGTGTGGCTGAGGGGGGACAGGGGGTGGCAGCAAATGGGAcggagcagctggagctggcacgGGCGGCGGGGGCtcggcagctgctgctggggcagcacagacCCCCCTTTGTGctcaggatttggggtgggggtgTAACAGGGCTGCGGGACCCCACGGAAAGCCCCTCTCATGTTACACACCAAAGCCAAGTTTGGCTCCCCGGGACAGAgagcagcatctgctgctgcctctgtaaGGGCCCAAGGATT
The Melospiza georgiana isolate bMelGeo1 chromosome 26, bMelGeo1.pri, whole genome shotgun sequence genome window above contains:
- the CREB3L3 gene encoding cyclic AMP-responsive element-binding protein 3-like protein 3; its protein translation is MAGSGAGPRSGLWRRDLREVGAESPEGRGPVQAQGAGPKCAGKNARRSGVSRDLAEGEKELAAVVGVPHPRGAGTMASSMGSLESLDLLDLLFDVQDGILREVELGTPPGAWPQDRRAPDSNDLLSSVLGSGDSVSDSPSWSPATSDSGVSEDPPSDQHDSPPRSCGGGPREVLYPYTEPSQAQPLPAGSGVLQPEVSIDLDMWHFFLEESQDPPVVPPPASCALTVKDLLLSGSSDNQPQAPGSLLRPSQGHFQELVLTEDEKKLLLKEGVTLPTQLPLTKYEERVLKKIRRKIRNKQSAQESRKKKKEYIDGLESRMLACTAQNQELQRKVLHLEKQNSSLLEQLKKLQAMVVQSSNKAAQTGTCLAVLLLSFTLIVFPSISPFAPSKAEANGDFRPVRVFSRSLHNAAASRVVHTQPQAGDEKPPEPLWSEPVRETPETLHEAFQDTSPALPAKGSLQNHTRPSGTEGLSHHEHGEQAEAVPGDGSVPHPGLASLAWSEPAVLEPAEEL